The Calothrix sp. PCC 7507 DNA segment TTGTTACAAGATATTGCCATTCTCACCGATGGACAGCTGATTTCGGAAGAAATTGGCTTGAGCTTAGACACCGCAGCTTTGGAAGCACTAGGAACTGCTAGTAAAATCACCATTGATAAAGAAAGCACCACAATCGTAGCTGGTACTAACACCAAGCCAGAAATCCAAAAGCGGATTGCTCAAATTCGCAAGCAGTTGGAAGAAACAGATTCCGACTACGATCAAGAAAAACTGCAAGAACGCATCGCCAAGCTAGCTGGTGGCATAGCAGTCATTAAAGTGGGTGCAGCCACAGAAACCGAACTCAAAGACCGTAAGCTGCGAATTGAAGACGCTCTTAACGCCACCAAAGCCGCTGTCGAAGAAGGCATTGTTCCTGGTGGTGGCACAACCCTCATTCACTTAGCTACAAAAATCCAGGCAATTAAAAACAGCCTGAAAGATAGCGAAGAAAAAATTGGGGCTGAGATTATCGAGCGAGCCTTGGAAGCTCCCTTGCGTCAAATCGCAGACAACGCCGGTGCTGAAGGTTCCGTCATCGTCTCTAAAGTCCGAGATACCGATTTCAACATCGGCTACAACGCCGCTACGGGTGAATTTGAAGACTTAATTGCTGCTGGCATTATCGACCCTGCCAAAGTTGTGCGTTCAGCTTTGCAAAATGCCGCTTCTATTGCTGGTCTAGTTTTGACCACTGAAGCCCTGATCGTCGAAAAACCTGAGAAGAAATCCGCTGGACCCGCTCCTGATGGTGGCATGGGCGGCATGGGCGGCATGGGTGGCATGGGCGGCATGGGCGGCATGGGCGGCATGGGCATGTTCTAAGCTCTGCTTCCCCACCTAAATATTATTTATACAGTTTGTCTGAATCAGGCAAACTGTTTTTTTTTAACAGTTAAGCGATCGCGGCATTTAAGCTGCATATTTCATCGTGTAGACTGTTGACCGTTAACTGATGACTGTTGACTGGTTTACCGGAACAGGGAATGATATCATGTGCGCTTGAATACCTAGGAACTGGTACAAACATCCTGATAGCCTGTTTTGCATTCCCCATGTTCTATTTCCTATTACCCATAATATAGCCTTTCCTAGGCTACTGAAGTACAAATTTATCTGCGTTTAATTATTTTAGACCGTACCTTACTGGAGCGAGAAACGCTATAAATAATAACTAATTATTAAAGGCTAAAATTTATGATCAAAAAACTGCGTCGCTTTTCCAAATTAGCAACTAAGCCATCATATACAGATGAGTTTTATCACCATCCTGGAACCATGCCAGGAACTATCATCATTGATGCCGATGCTCCACCACCAATAATTTTTCTGATTGACTACAACCAAACTGATTTTGTCCGTCAACAAATAGCAACCCCAGAAGAGTGTATTCCATATCTTGATACAGAGTCTGTTTCTTGGGTGGACGTACAAGGTTTAGGCAATCAAGATATCTTACAAAGATTAGGCCAAGTTTTTGATTTACATCCTCTAGTTTTAGAAGATGTTGTCAACGTGCCAGAACGTCCTAAAGTAGAAGATTATGAAGACCAACTATTATTTATTGCTCGTATGGTAGTACCAAAGGAACGAACATGTGGTTTTTATAGTGAGCAAGTGAGTTTAATTTTAGGAAAAAATTACTTGCTAACTGTGCAAGAAGAACCTGAACATGATTGTTTTGAAGGAGTCAGAACACGAATTGAAAAAGGCAGAGGCATCATTAAGCAGCAGAAAGCGGATTATTTAGCATATGCTCTGTTAGATGCAATTATTGATGGCTTTTTTCCAGTTCTAGAACTTTATGGAGAGCGAATTCAAGAGTTAGAAGAAGAAGTAATGCTCAATCCTACTCGACAAACCCTACAAGACATCTACAAAATTAGGCGAGAATTACTGCAACTGCGTCGTGCAATCTGGCCTCAAAGAGATGCGATTAATTCCTTAATTCGAGATAGCAGTGTCCTAATTGATCAGGATGTCAGAATCTACCTGCGAGACTGTTATGACCATGCAGTGCAAGTAATGGATATGGTGGAAACTTATCGAGAATTAGCCTCTGGTTTAATGGATGTTTACCTGTCGTCAGTCAGCAACAAAATGAATGAAATCATGAAACTGCTAACTATAGTTTCCTCGATATTTATTCCCCTAACTTTTGTGGCTGGAATATATGGCATGAATTTCAATACTGAAAAATCACCGTATAATATGCCTGAATTGAATTGGTATTGGGGCTATCCAATTTGCATGGGGACTATGGGAGCGATCGCAGGTTGTTTATTATTCTTTTTTTGGCGGCGGGGATGGCTGGAAAATTCGGTAAAAATTCAGAAAGATTAAAGAGGTAAAACTAGCAATGAGTCCAACATACAAAATCAGCACAGGGAGTTAATATTATAAGTCATGGTAAGAAGTGGCGACCAGAATTTAGTTGTTTTGACGCTTTATATCATCGGTGTCTCTTACGTCTTCAATCGCATGATTGAATCTATCGATGATAAGATTAAGTATGTGTTTCAAAAAGCAGTTGTCGATGAACAACTTAAAGAGCAAAACCTCCAAGACCAAATTGGGGTTTCCTTTAAATTTGGTGACTCCAACTCATTTGATGACGTGAAAGAATTGTCGCTGAGTATTGAGAATAAATCTGAAAATATAGCCGTATATATTGACTGGGACAATAGTTCTTTAGTCATTGAACATACTAAGCAATCGCTCCGAGTGATTCGCAAATCACCAGATTTGACGCGTGACTTAGCTGTACCTCAAAGTCCTAGCCTAATTGCTCCCAAGAAAACACTATCAGAGAACGTGTCAGCAGAAAATGTATTCGAGCGGGATAAAGAAGTTGGTACTTACTCAGCCAAAAAACCGATAATTGATATCGCCGCGCTGCAAAAAAATAAGGGACAGAAAAAGTTGTACAACGACTTTATCAATGGCAGAGAAGAGTTAAAATTTTCACTACAACTAGTACTACGGATATCTGAAGTGCGTGTGGGTTTAGCTCCAGGTATCAATATCCCACCTATGTGCATTCTCAACTGTCCCTTCACTGTCAAGAAACTGCCCTGGACATACGCTCTCCCCTGGAATAAAAAGAAGTAATTCAAAACGTACACGCCGTGCCATCCAAGATTAAACTGGATATTGGGAAGGAGTAGGCGTAGGCAGTTGCAGATCAGTCACAATGGCTGGTTTGAGGAAAGTCCGGGCTCCCGAAAGACCAAACTTGCTGGATAACGTCCAGTGCGAGCGATCGCGAGGATAGTGCCACAGAAAGATACCGCCAATACAAGTCAAAAGTAAAAAGTAAAAAGGCAAAAGAAAGATTTCTTTCTTTTTACTTTTGCCTTTTATCTTTTGCCTTTTTTGGTAAGGGTGCAAAGGTGCGGTAAGAGCGCACCAGCAGCGTCGAGAGGCGCTGGCTCGGTAAACCCCGGTTGGGTGCAAGGCCAAAGGAACTACGGTTGGTCTTTTACCAGTTCCGCTAACACAGAGCCGCTAGAGGCGTTTGGTGACAGACGTCCCAGATAGATAACTGCCCTCGAAAGAGAACAGAACCCGGCTTACCATCTGCTCTTTCCTTATAATGGAGTACTAAGCATTTCCAGCTTGTACTCCATTATGTTTTTGTAAAGATTCTATGGGAGTCAGGACTTACGCAACTGGCACATATACTGGGTTCAAGAGTAAAGAGTCAAGGTTTGTTGGACTTTTGACTGTACCAATTTTAAATTTTAGATGATTTCGGTTGACAAATGACCAATGACAACCATTGCCAGTTAGCTGGAATTGCGCCGACCTACTTACTCACTTTTTAACTAAAAAATATGCTGTAGCATAATCAGGGAATTGTGCAATATGCTGCCCAAAATCTTGTTTATTCTGAAAAACTCCTGCTAAAAAATCTAGTTGATAAAGATTGGGTAAAAATGCTCCGCCTGTATCGGCAATAACCCCCATTTGCAGTTGTTTACGTCCACCTTTAGTATGCTCAAGAACTATCAATCTACCTAAGCCAATATTCAGGACATCCCCCGCAAAAGTCACTCCTGGTTTGATGGAAATCTTAGCGTCTATTTTGTATCCATATCCCTTGATAGCATCAACCTGTTTAAAATACCAATAACGCTTTTGTGCTGTTGCTTTCAATCCCCGGATATAAGACATTTCATTGTTTCTATCGACATTAAAAAATGCCTTAGAACCATCTATAAAATTAATCAGGATTGTCCCTTCCATTAGCGCCTCTTCTAAACCATCACGGGTTAGATAAGCAAGAGGTTCAACCTTGCCAAATTCTTTGCCATTTGGTTCATAAATACCTGATAGAACATCCTGTTTTGTATATTTTGTGTAAAATTTATCGTTTCCTAAATTTGCTTTTAAACTATAGATTGGTATATTATAGGTAGAAGTTTTCTTACGGGAACCTGGATGAGTAAAGACTGCATACTTTGTAATTCGTAATCGTTTTTGATTGAGTGTTTCTGGGTTATGAGCAGACCACTTAATGACTCGAAAGTTAGTGTTGATAAAATTAGAGTCTTGTAAACGAGTAGCGCGATTATTAGCAATATCCTCCTTTAAGATAGTAATCATGAAATCTAGGGTTTTGAGAATATCTGATGCAGTAACTCCTTGAGTAGAGAGTAGCCCTTTACGGAGAATGTCTGGGTCTTCATTGGAATAATCTTGAAAATATTTTCTCGTATTTACTAAAACGGTTAATAAATCTCCTTGATGGAAATTAACTTTTACAGGTGGTAGTGTTCCTGGATTTAAAATTTGACCACCATTAATGCTAAATTTATATTTTTTCCATTCATCAATGACTGAATAAGATGCCGATGCAGGTTTATCTTGATGAGTCAAATTCTGACTTAATGTTTTCTGAGTAGTTGTAAAGTTCAGTAACCTTGTAGATATTTGACGAGTTTCTGTAGGTAAAATTGTATTTTCTCGCTGATTAAATGATAAGTTATTGGCATCATCATAGTGTTGAGATTGCTGTCTACTTTCAGGATGTGAGTATAGATAGCTACTGCCTAAGCCAGCAAGCAATAAAGTAGCAATACTTACTGTGAAGCGGAAATGTTTACTGAATTGGATACTCATAAGCTAAAATCGATGGCTAATATCAAATATTAATTGTACCTGCTTCGGTATTTGAACAATATTAGTGAAATAATGTTCCAAATATATATATACAATAGAACATCACACATCGTTAAGTTGTGGGGAAAGCTCTAGCTAACCGTAAATAATACCTCCGCATCTTTAGTCACCAAAATGCGTGTAAATAATTTTAGCAGTAGTCACTGGCTAACATAAATACTCAGTATTAACAAAGCTACAAATATTTTTTGCTAGATACTTTTACCAATTTGTGAAAAATTTATCTATAATTTTTCCAGAGTTATTTATAAGATAAACGTCATTTAAATTACATAAACAAATTAAAAATAACTCTTTTGAACGAGTATTTGAATTATGCTGTACAGTACATATTTTTTACATAAAGAGAAGCAAATGCTACTGTATGGAATCGCACCTCATTCTTTAATCATCAATAACCTAAAAATTTGACAAAAAATCTCAAGAAAAATGTTGAGCATACCCGTAAATCTCAAATTACCCCGTGCGCCACGTTTAGTGACTTCCTTACCTGGAACTCATGCTCAAGCTATTATAGAACGCGATCGCGCTGTCACTTCCCCTTCCTACACCCGTGATTATCCCTTGGTTGTAGCGCGGGGTGAGGGCTGTATGGTGGAAGATGTGGATGGTAACGTATTTCTGGATATGACGGCAGGTATTGCCGTTACCAACACCGGACACGCCCATCCAGAAGTCGTTGCAGCCATTCAAACCCAGTCGGCGCGTCTGTTACACATGTCAGGGACAGATTTTTATTATGAGTCAATGGTGGAATTGGCAGAAAAATTAGCCAGTCGCGCCCCCTTCCCTGATAGTGCAAAGGTATTTTTCACTAATTCTGGGGCGGAATCTAATGAAGGGGCAATTAAACTAGCTAGATACTATACCAAACGCTCTCTAATTGTCGCCTGTTTGGGTGCATTCCACGGACGCACTTATGGCGCCATGTCTCTTACTGCTTCCAAAGTAGTGCAAAGAGCAAATTTTGGCCCCTTAGTTCCGGGGGTGACTCATATTCCCTACGGTACTCACGCCAGTCTAGATTACTTAGAAAAACAGTTATTCACTACAACCTTACCACCTCATGAAGTAGCGGCAATTGTCGTAGAGGCCATTCAAGGGGAAGGCGGCTACATAGTTCCTGAAGATGGTTTTTTGCAGCGAATTCGAGAAATATGCGATCGCTATGGCATCCTGATGATAGTCGATGAAGTG contains these protein-coding regions:
- the corA gene encoding magnesium/cobalt transporter CorA gives rise to the protein MIKKLRRFSKLATKPSYTDEFYHHPGTMPGTIIIDADAPPPIIFLIDYNQTDFVRQQIATPEECIPYLDTESVSWVDVQGLGNQDILQRLGQVFDLHPLVLEDVVNVPERPKVEDYEDQLLFIARMVVPKERTCGFYSEQVSLILGKNYLLTVQEEPEHDCFEGVRTRIEKGRGIIKQQKADYLAYALLDAIIDGFFPVLELYGERIQELEEEVMLNPTRQTLQDIYKIRRELLQLRRAIWPQRDAINSLIRDSSVLIDQDVRIYLRDCYDHAVQVMDMVETYRELASGLMDVYLSSVSNKMNEIMKLLTIVSSIFIPLTFVAGIYGMNFNTEKSPYNMPELNWYWGYPICMGTMGAIAGCLLFFFWRRGWLENSVKIQKD
- a CDS encoding acetyl ornithine aminotransferase family protein, encoding MLSIPVNLKLPRAPRLVTSLPGTHAQAIIERDRAVTSPSYTRDYPLVVARGEGCMVEDVDGNVFLDMTAGIAVTNTGHAHPEVVAAIQTQSARLLHMSGTDFYYESMVELAEKLASRAPFPDSAKVFFTNSGAESNEGAIKLARYYTKRSLIVACLGAFHGRTYGAMSLTASKVVQRANFGPLVPGVTHIPYGTHASLDYLEKQLFTTTLPPHEVAAIVVEAIQGEGGYIVPEDGFLQRIREICDRYGILMIVDEVQSGMGRTGRLFAIEHWGVMPDIITTAKGIASGLPLGAILARPELMTWPPGAHATTFGGNPVACVAGITTLRLLETGLMANASQMGELLQAGLTHLHEKFPRMSPPRGKGLMVAVDLVDEAGNLDHKLRDRIIQAAFLRGLLLLGCGKAAIRFCPPLVIDSNQIQIALQILTEIFRTLPE